One Euphorbia lathyris chromosome 1, ddEupLath1.1, whole genome shotgun sequence DNA segment encodes these proteins:
- the LOC136210829 gene encoding BTB/POZ domain-containing protein At5g41330, producing the protein MPPFTMSPAAQNLNFIQPLKVNTLSDVITIDVGGQIFQTTKQTLALAGPKSLFSQLAESIHLGPRFIDRDPELFSVLLSLLRTGNLPSKAKAFDLEDLIAESKFYNVESLLVNSLSSPSQFDAFNLEKSQTLPLNGRDFASTMATTEFGTLHVAHGSKITSFDWALRRKATILTQFTAIDSLLALSPNLAAAGATDFSGMQILDLEKGFVKQTVCWENVTRSSSTVQAIGASPDLLFTSFESGRRNSNSIMVYDLQTFLPVTEIGHCEIFGADLDSAIPATKLKWVEEYGVVMASGSHSGPSGILGNVKLWDIRSGNVVWELKERVDCFSDITVSDNLSAIFKIGVNSGEIFFTDLRKLGNVENNNPWVCLGDSRKVSNFKKKEGVGCKIEANGGQVFCSKGGDVELWSEIAMKGKGEDELGVRVFRGNLMGRVKDIGGSRITNMAFGGSKMFMTRKDEQSVDVWQSSLKGF; encoded by the coding sequence ATGCCTCCTTTTACGATGTCTCCGGCCGCTCAAAATCTCAACTTTATTCAGCCCCTCAAGGTCAATACTCTATCTGATGTCATCACAATTGATGTCGGCGGCCAGATTTTTCAGACCACAAAGCAAACTTTAGCACTCGCCGGACCCAAATCGCTGTTCTCTCAACTCGCCGAATCTATTCATTTGGGTCCTCGATTCATCGACCGGGATCCTGAGTTGTTCTCCGTCCTTCTATCTCTGTTGAGAACTGGGAATTTGCCGTCAAAAGCTAAAGCTTTCGATCTCGAAGATTTGATCGCTGAATCGAAATTTTATAATGTTGAGTCTTTGTTGGTTAATTCGCTATCTAGTCCTTCTCAATTCGATGCTTTCAACCTCGAAAAATCTCAAACTTTGCCGTTGAACGGCCGGGATTTTGCTTCCACCATGGCTACGACGGAGTTCGGGACCTTACACGTCGCACACGGCAGCAAAATCACTTCTTTCGATTGGGCTTTACGGAGAAAAGCAACGATTTTAACTCAATTCACCGCAATTGATTCTCTGTTGGCACTTTCCCCAAATCTAGCAGCAGCCGGCGCCACCGATTTCTCGGGTATGCAAATTCTCGATCTCGAAAAGGGGTTTGTTAAACAAACTGTCTGTTGGGAAAACGTGACCAGATCGAGCTCGACGGTTCAAGCAATCGGAGCTTCACCGGATTTGTTATTCACCAGCTTCGAATCAGGCCGCCGAAACTCAAATTCTATCATGGTTTACGATTTACAAACGTTTCTTCCAGTAACCGAGATCGGGCACTGCGAGATATTCGGAGCAGATCTTGACTCTGCAATTCCGGCGACGAAATTGAAGTGGGTAGAAGAATACGGCGTCGTAATGGCATCTGGATCACACAGTGGACCTTCCGGTATATTAGGGAATGTGAAATTATGGGATATTAGGTCTGGAAACGTTGTTTGGGAATTGAAAGAGAGAGTTGATTGCTTCTCTGATATAACAGTTTCAGATAATCTATCAGCAATTTTCAAAATTGGGGTAAATTCAGGGGAGATTTTCTTCACAGATTTGAGGAAATTAGGGAATGTGGAGAATAATAATCCATGGGTATGTTTGGGGGATAGTAGGAAAGTTTCAAACTTTAAGAAGAAAGAAGGAGTTGGGTGTAAAATTGAGGCAAATGGAGGTCAAGTGTTTTGCAGTAAAGGTGGAGATGTAGAACTTTGGTCTGAAATTGCCATGAAAGGCAAGGGGGAAGATGAATTGGGGGTTAGGGTTTTCAGGGGGAATTTGATGGGGAGAGTCAAAGATATTGGGGGTTCAAGAATTACAAATATGGCTTTTGGAGGAAGTAAAATGTTCATGACAAGGAAAGATGAACAATCTGTTGACGTTTGGCAAAGTTCTTTGAAGGGATTTTGA